ACTTCATGAATCCGGACCTGCGGTACTCCATATCCGCCGGCCATCCCGTGACCTCCGTCTACCTCACCGCGGGCGAAGCCGACGGCGTCAACGCCACCCCCTCCAAGGGCGCGAGCGCCGCGCCCGACAAGCCCGCCTACGCCGAGGCCCGCCAGAACGGCATCCGCGCCGCCTACGCCCAGATGGCCACCGGCGACCGCAGCAGCGCCTGGAAGCGGACCGTCGTCCCGACAAGGGGCGGCGGCCACGCCGAGGTCGACGTCCTCGTCGCGAACCCGCGGGTCAACCTGGTCTGGCTGCAACTGCGCGAGGCCGGCCACGGCTACGCCGACGTGCCCGACAGCCTGCACGGCCTATGGGACGGCAAGGTCGCCCGCCTGGAGTCGATGCTGTCCTCCGGCACCCCGGTCAAGCAGCGGTTCGCGTACTCGAAGGACCAGGTCGTCCAGACCCTCGTCGGCGTCCTGGAGCAGTACACGCCGACCACCGTCCGCTTCCAGGACCCCACGCCCGGCCGGTACCCGGGCAACAGGCAGTACACCGACCACCAGGACCACTTCTACGGCGCCCGCTTCGTCCAGCTGGCCACCGCCGCCTACGCGAAGGCCGTGGACGCCAAGGACCGCCCGCACTTCGCGGTGCAGAACTACGTCGGCTACTTCAACGGCTCCCTCCCCAGCGCACTGGACCCGCGGGAGGCGAGGGAGAAATTGGACAGCCTCGACACCTACGCCTGGCTCGACCGGCAGAACCACTGCGGCAGCGACGCCGGCTGCGGCGACCTCAAGGTCGCCGACCGCCCGGCGGGCAACCGCTGGACGGACTCCATCAACTACGCCCGCGGCACCGGCACCAACTGGCTGACCTCCGACAAGGACCACGGCCTGTGGGCCTTCAAGGTCCTCGACGGGCAGGTCGCCGTCTGGCACCGGCCCGGCCCCGTCGGCCCCTGGCGCGGCCCGGACCTGCTGCCCGGCACCGGAATGGACCCCAGCGCCTCCGCCGTGACGCTGGCGGACGGCCGTATCGCGGTCTTCGGCACCCGTACCTCCTTCGGGGCGCGGCCCGCCGACTACCGGCGCGACGTCGTCTACGCGGTCCAGAAGGCTCCCGGCGCGGACGCGTTCGGGGAGTGGCAGTCGCTCGGCACCCCCGAGACCGCGGACGAGGCGTGGACCTCCGACATCAGCGCACCGGCCGTCTCGGTCGACGGCACCGGCCGGCCGGCCGTGTACGTCCGCGACGGCGCGCACAGCCTGCGCGGCCGGGTGCAGCGGGCGGACGGCGGCTGGGGACCCTGGGAGAACCACGGCGGCGAGGACCTGCACGGCGCCCCGGTGACCGCGACCGACGGCTCGGGGCGGCGCATCGTCCTCGCCGCCACGTCGAAGACGGTCGTCGGCTGGGCGCAGCCGGAGCCGGGTGGCCCGCTGGGCCGGGTCACGGCCACCGGGCTGCCCGACACCACGCTCCCGCTGACGGCGGAGGGCCGCGAGGGCGGCGTACGGCTGTGGTTCCGCAAGCCCGGATCGGGCAACGTCCGTACGGC
This DNA window, taken from Streptomyces sp. TN58, encodes the following:
- a CDS encoding PIG-L family deacetylase, whose amino-acid sequence is MSDGHHRPGPTAGGAPGPTPDPAHWYGGYEPHGQYAGSLEHQQYHQTHLPHQHQHPGSVGDFAHAPQSDWSGWSGRSAGDGLPPPQLSEAGAPFVPQQSQQTEQHRQYEPHPRHPADAEPAPAHGDPAHAHAHADTTAHFPTHGDPDAAARPAHAGSNDREAEVPPGARQGRKARRSARETTPRPRRARKAGASGAPVPAAAAPRDPAGTAEGVPRAQRRGGGPQARRRSHRWAGLVKGVALCAAVAAAGMLVLRAGTAVDGLGGSPAAPAGPDPAVVAADAVPDPGRVVQIVAHPDDDLYFMNPDLRYSISAGHPVTSVYLTAGEADGVNATPSKGASAAPDKPAYAEARQNGIRAAYAQMATGDRSSAWKRTVVPTRGGGHAEVDVLVANPRVNLVWLQLREAGHGYADVPDSLHGLWDGKVARLESMLSSGTPVKQRFAYSKDQVVQTLVGVLEQYTPTTVRFQDPTPGRYPGNRQYTDHQDHFYGARFVQLATAAYAKAVDAKDRPHFAVQNYVGYFNGSLPSALDPREAREKLDSLDTYAWLDRQNHCGSDAGCGDLKVADRPAGNRWTDSINYARGTGTNWLTSDKDHGLWAFKVLDGQVAVWHRPGPVGPWRGPDLLPGTGMDPSASAVTLADGRIAVFGTRTSFGARPADYRRDVVYAVQKAPGADAFGEWQSLGTPETADEAWTSDISAPAVSVDGTGRPAVYVRDGAHSLRGRVQRADGGWGPWENHGGEDLHGAPVTATDGSGRRIVLAATSKTVVGWAQPEPGGPLGRVTATGLPDTTLPLTAEGREGGVRLWFRKPGSGNVRTALMTADGGLKVNHMTDLGGLNGFGSVTASGHVLAGRTAGGQLGAEVGPGRPWGRSPLMFVGAPSSTMTGRNVVSLAVVGLDARLYVTSSADAPDAYLAPWQPVGPRNAKP